A section of the Malania oleifera isolate guangnan ecotype guangnan chromosome 2, ASM2987363v1, whole genome shotgun sequence genome encodes:
- the LOC131149746 gene encoding serine/arginine-rich SC35-like splicing factor SCL33, whose amino-acid sequence MRGRSYSPSPPRGYGRRGRSPSPRGRYGGRGRDLPTSLLVRNLRHDCRPEDLRRPFGQFGPLKDIYLPRDYYTGEPRGFGFVQYVDPADAAEAKYQMDGQILNGRELTVVFAEENRKKPADMRARERVRGRFYDRRRSPRRYSRSPPPRYARSRSRSRDYYSPSPKRRHYSKSISPQGKRYSRERSHSRYSRERSYSRSHSPIENGSRSPGESPVRSQSRSRSPSHSPSLEYSREPNRDESPSE is encoded by the exons ATGAGGGGAAGGAGTTATAGTCCATCACCGCCCAGGGGATATGGCAGAAGAGGCCGAAGCCCTAGCCCCAGGGGTCGCTATGGAGGTCGGGGTAGAGATCTTCCTACCAGTCTTTTAGTTCGTAACCTTCGCCATGATTGTAG GCCGGAAGACCTTCGGAGGCCGTTTGGGCAGTTTGGTCCTCTCAAGGACATTTACTTGCCTAGGGACTATTACACTGG GGAGCCTCGAGGATTTGGTTTTGTGCAATATGTTGATCCAGCTGATGCTGCAGAAGCCAAATATCAAATGGATGGTCAAATTCTTAATGGAAGAGAATTGACAGTTGTATTTGCAGAGGAGAATAGGAAAAAACCTGCTGATATGAGGGCAAGGGAACGAGTGAG GGGACGGTTTTATGATCGAAGGAGATCTCCTCGTCGGTATTCCCGTTCTCCACCCCCACGCTATGCAAGATCTCGGTCCCGCAGCCGCGACTACTACTCCCCTTCTCCTAAACGGAGGCATTATTCAAA GTCCATCTCCCCCCAAGGTAAGAGGTACAGTCGAGAGAGATCACATTCCCGATACAGTCGAGAGAGGTCGTACTCACGCTCACACTCTCCGATTGAAAATGGTTCAAGGAGCCCTGGTGAAAGTCCAGTCAGAAGCCAGAGCCGGAGTAGGAGTCCGAGCCACAGCCCCAGCCTAGAATACTCTAGGGAACCGAACAGGGACGAATCTCCTAGTGAGTGA